In Octopus sinensis unplaced genomic scaffold, ASM634580v1 Contig16127, whole genome shotgun sequence, a single window of DNA contains:
- the LOC115230677 gene encoding uncharacterized protein LOC115230677: MVRGEPTTIQAALFALGINLKMEKHSEYHRQSILLYLEKGKKPVETGRMIFVVYGKDAFMERDCQKWFTRLQSGNFSVQDTLHSGRAAEINCDEMESVDARMLVDISQISKLSVEKIIWLRQHIRCLGDASIE, encoded by the coding sequence ATGGTTCGAGGTGAACCCACGACGATACAGGCTGCACTTTTTGCTCTTGGGATTAACCTCAAAATGGAGAAACACAGCGAATATCATCGGCAGAGCATACTTTTATATTTGGAAAAAGGCAAGAAACCGGTGGAAACTGGCAGGATGATATTCGTTGTGTATGGAAAGGATGCTTTTATGGAACGTGATTGTCAGAAGTGGTTTACAAGATTACAATCAGGAAATTTTTCGGTTCAAGATACACTCCACTCTGGCCGGGCAGCTGAGATTAATTGCGACGAAATGGAGTCAGTCGACGCCAGGATGCTAGTAGACATTTCCCAAATATCCAAATTGAGTGTTGAGAAAATCATCTGGTTACGTCAGCATATTCGATGTTTGGGTGACGCATCAATTGAATGA